The Primulina eburnea isolate SZY01 chromosome 6, ASM2296580v1, whole genome shotgun sequence genome contains a region encoding:
- the LOC140833298 gene encoding putative E3 ubiquitin-protein ligase RF298, which produces MGGNECGEDSSGGLLTTNIDKESGSEREILSDAVIETPVDESATPLNEFHGHKALTLDALSVEKVVEEEEDDDLPEYDWEEHRALHLEGLLTSNMLAIFETAIKKVVECGYSEVAAGWAVLNSGLSRGSKDVLSNIVDGALNLLKTEKECNIPKKPVSDGLKSLVEYFVLEMTNVILEARPELTIKEAMLCLLRSDMNLSRACLAEEGASQTSHSANQNTGNKPMPDSTSSCPDIPIPRPPLHPPNCTTYPGKKVSISVEEMRDQLCLARDHVRASAPAGVLMNEKSGGVGKKAKSKKDKSRRKALQLEKHQKDHASQDAYKAKFTALGNMVLEKSLKSQSNLLTKIAEANLSKPDVSAPALPVKVMVSASVEAKSNFPRDPRLKAKTHVSETLKDTDYYAGIPYDETLQKHIPQDEKDGDILTLMPRKQELEKMLQYWADWAKEKVMQATKRLTQDQGELKKLRQEKEEGAKFIKEKQIMEDSTNKRIFEMETALSNAVNQIEVANSYFHKLQEENSMLRKKMGVSNLRATQSYQYLEDCIEREQDAIRKCQSLDAEKGLCLDQLASAKNEVAELNNRLEKMKERQDRFQVLLRQEEREKLKAIANYTYLKSKREEDEALAIAEAESLTQMAEMNIHKTKEDIKNLENMISELRLKAERSKIAALNIGYGSCSSSSDDFFTFRALQQSKTTKNLLVLPNKFGSGRARECVMCMNEEISVVFLPCAHQVLCVECNIIHEKQGMNGCPSCRTTIAKRIPVKFRQV; this is translated from the exons ATGGGTGGCAACGAGTGTGGTGAAGATAGCAGTGGAGGCTTATTGACAACCAATATTGATAAAGAAAGTGGTAGCGAGAGAGAGATTTTATCTGATGCAGTGATAGAAACTCCGGTCGATGAATCTGCCACACCTCTGAATGAATTTCATGGCCACAAGGCGCTGACTTTGGACGCTTTAAGTGTGGAGAAGGTTGTCGAGGAAGAGGAAGATGATGATTTACCCGAATATGACTGGGAAGAACATAGGGCCCTTCATCTTGAGGGGCTCTTGACCAGTAATATGCTTGCGATTTTTGAAACCGCAATTAAAAAGGTTGTTGAATGTGGATATAGCGAGGTAGCTGCCGGCTGGGCGGTTCTAAATTCCGGCCTAAGTCGTGGAAGTAAAGATGTACTGTCGAACATTGTGGATGGTGCTTTGAATTTACTTAAGACAGAAAAGGAGTGCAACATACCAAAGAAGCCTGTATCTGATGGGTTAAAGAGCTTGGTAGAGTACTTTGTACTCGAGATGACCAATGTGATCCTTGAGGCAAGGCCGGAGTTAACAATCAAAGAAGCAATGCTGTGTCTGCTGAGGAGTGATATGAATCTGTCGAGGGCGTGTTTGGCGGAGGAAGGAGCTTCGCAAACCAGTCATTCAGCTAATCAGAATACGGGAAATAAACCAATGCCTGATTCTACAAGTTCATGCCCCGACATCCCCATTCCCAGGCCTCCTCTCCATCCACCAAATTGCACCACCTATCCAGGGAAAAAAGTTTCTATTTCCGTCGAGGAAATGAGGGACCAGTTATGCCTCGCTAGAGATCATGTTCGGGCCTCAGCACCAGCAGGAGTACTCATGAATGAGAAATCCGGGGGGGTCGGTAAAAAGGCTAAGTCTAAGAAAGATAAGTCCCGGCGAAAAGCACTTCAATTGGAGAAACATCAAAAGGATCATGCTTCACAAGACGCTTACAAAGCAAAGTTTACTGCCTTGGGGAATATGGTGCTGGAGAAATCACTAAAGTCGCAATCTAATTTGCTGACGAAGATCGCTGAGGCAAACTTATCCAAACCTGATGTATCTGCTCCTGCCTTGCCTGTTAAAGTAATGGTTTCTGCCTCAGTTGAAGCAAAATCCAATTTTCCTCGAGATCCTCGTTTGAAGGCTAAGACCCATGTTTCTGAAACTTTGAAGGACACTGATTATTACGCTGGGATCCCGTATGATGAAACTCTTCAGAAGCACATCCCACAAGATGAGAAAGACGGAGACATCCTGACACTAATGCCTCGTAAGCAAGAACTCGAGAAAATGCTCCAATACTGGGCAGATTGGGCGAAGGAGAAAGTTATGCAGGCTACTAAAAGACTTACCCAAGATCAGGGGGAGTTGAAAAAGTTGAGGCAAGAGAAAGAGGAGGGGGCAAAGTTTATTAAGGAGAAGCAAATCATGGAGGATAGTACCAATAAGAGAATCTTTGAAATGGAAACTGCGTTGTCCAATGCCGTCAACCAGATCGAGGTGGCTAACTCCTACTTTCACAAGCTTCAAGAGGAGAATTCTATGTTGAGGAAGAAGATGGGTGTTTCCAATCTGCGGGCAACACAGTCTTACCAATATTTGGAGGATTGTATTGAGAGGGAGCAGGACGCGATAAGGAAATGTCAGTCGTTGGATGCCGAAAAAGGTTTATGCCTGGATCAATTGGCTAGTGCAAAAAATGAAGTAGCTGAGTTAAACAATCGGctagaaaagatgaaagaacgCCAAGATCGGTTCCAG GTACTGTTGAGGCAAGAGGAGAGGGAGAAACTCAAGGCCATCGCGAATTACACATACCTTAAATCCAAAAGAGAGGAAGATGAAGCTTTGGCCATAGCTGAGGCAGAAAGCCTAACACAAATGGCCGAGATGAACATTCACAAAACCAAAGAAGATATCAAGAATCTTGAGAATATGATCTCCGAATTGAGATTGAAAGCCGAAAGATCGAAAATAGCAGCTCTTAACATCGGATATGGTTCCTGTTCGAGCAGCAGCGATGACTTCTTCACATTCCGTGCGTTGCAGCAATCGAAAACCACCAAGAACTTGCTCGTGTTGCCGAATAAATTTGGGAGCGGACGTGCGAGGGAATGCGTTATGTGCATGAATGAAGAGATATCGGTGGTGTTCTTGCCTTGTGCTCATCAGGTTCTTTGCGTGGAATGCAACATCATCCATGAAAAGCAAGGGATGAATGGCTGCCCTTCATGCAGAACAACAATTGCGAAGCGAATTCCTGTTAAATTTCGTCAGGTTTAA